A genomic region of Arachis hypogaea cultivar Tifrunner chromosome 5, arahy.Tifrunner.gnm2.J5K5, whole genome shotgun sequence contains the following coding sequences:
- the LOC112800659 gene encoding UPF0496 protein At2g18630: MMGAQSSRMGRGDVPTLIKMGTHSVYADDLSSYEAACVEDPNLQSFDATIQERTNRVISSLAEGVEVRSMSVDSLKEMTASLLEMNQEVVKVILECRQDIWNKKDRELFSLVGDFFENSLHTLDFCNALDKCLRRARERQIIIKSAITYFEEESQNEVEGSVYLKTLQELKNFKEAGDPFTEEFHQLFQSVYSQQASMLKKLLSRKHKLDKKLQSLKTLKRVSNVIFVAAFVSVLIFSVVAAAISAPPVVAAVAGALAVPIGSVGKWCNSLFKKYENAIRSQREVISSMQVGTLITLKDLDNIRLCVDKLEVEIESMLQNAVFAIGNEDAVKLAIDEIKKRIEHFSDIIETLSEQADKCSREIRRARTVVIQKIIKYPG, encoded by the coding sequence ATGATGGGAGCTCAGTCCAGCAGAATGGGTAGGGGTGATGTTCCAACACTGATTAAAATGGGTACTCATTCGGTATATGCTGATGATTTGAGCTCTTATGAAGCTGCATGTGTTGAAGATCCAAACTTGCAATCATTTGATGCCACCATTCAGGAGCGAACCAATAGGGTTATCAGCTCACTCGCTGAAGGGGTTGAGGTTCGTTCCATGTCAGTTGATTCGCTGAAAGAGATGACCGCGAGCCTGCTTGAGATGAACCAGGAAGTTGTCAAAGTCATTCTTGAGTGCAGGCAAGATATATGGAACAAGAAGGACCGGGAGTTGTTTTCCTTGGTCGGTGATTTCTTTGAGAACAGTCTCCACACATTGGACTTCTGTAATGCCCTTGATAAGTGCTTGAGACGGGCACGCGAAAGACAGATTATAATTAAGTCAGCTATTACCTATTTTGAGGAAGAGTCACAAAATGAGGTTGAAGGGTCAGTTTACCTGAAAACATTGCAAGAACTTAAGAATTTCAAGGAAGCTGGGGACCCCTTTACAGAGGAGTTTCATCAGTTGTTTCAATCAGTTTATTCTCAGCAAGCATCGATGTTGAAAAAATTGCTAAGTAGGAAGCACAAACTTGATAAGAAATTGCAATCCCTCAAGACGTTGAAGAGAGTCTCAAATGTCATTTTTGTGGCTGCCTttgtttctgttttgattttctcAGTGGTGGCAGCTGCGATCTCTGCACCGCCTGTTGTAGCAGCGGTGGCTGGTGCATTGGCTGTTCCAATTGGCTCGGTAGGAAAATGGTGTAATTCACTTTTTAAAAAGTATGAGAATGCTATAAGGAGCCAACGAGAAGTAATAAGCTCAATGCAAGTTGGTACTCTTATTACATTGAAAGACTTGGACAACATCCGGTTATGTGTCGACAAACTGGAAGTGGAGATCGAATCCATGTTGCAGAATGCTGTTTTTGCTATTGGAAATGAGGATGCCGTAAAGCTTGCGATCGATGAGATTAAGAAGAGAATTGAACATTTTTCGGACATCATCGAGACTTTAAGTGAGCAAGCCGATAAATGTAGTAGGGAGATAAGGAGAGCAAGGACAGTGGTTATACAAAAGATAATTAAATATCCTGGTTGA
- the LOC112800658 gene encoding calcium uniporter protein 2, mitochondrial gives MAFKKTLAQRLFNFTKLSSQTLTNCRISSASVHARIASAASAGDRDIAPDPGDNGVFRRFLHKRPGFEPELRSPSAHGNIMERLRAMDIARNRIRLEGLRPPEMEEKEDEEVEELGVTAEDARKLLKAAQVEMVKSKLKEIRKSCITLHEFIRICSENCSDQDQAVTIARLLDDSAAVIILGDVVFVRPEQVAKAIQDLLPLRGGAKVNDSVRREFEEMEKQKSAIDGRAHTLVRRELWGGLSFLVVQTLTCMRLTFWELTWDVMEPICFYLTSVYFMAGYTFFLRTSIEPSFEGFYQSRFSTKQKRLMKLNKFDIERFNELKAACSPPSSSIPPKIDSSIAHPFDKTLQQH, from the exons ATGGCGTTCAAAAAAACCCTAGCTCAGCGTCTATTCAATTTTACCAAACTCTCATCGCAAACCCTTACCAATTGCCGGATTTCATCTGCCTCCGTTCACGCGAGGATCGCTTCCGCCGCCTCCGCTGGAGATCGTGACATCGCTCCGGACCCAGGAGATAATGGCGTCTTCCGGAGGTTCCTTCATAAGCGACCTGGGTTCGAGCCGGAGCTTCGATCGCCGTCTGCCCACGGAAACATTATGGAGAGGTTGAGGGCAATGGACATTGCTAGAAACCGCATTCGATTGGAGGGGCTGAGGCCGCCGgagatggaggagaaggaggacgaggaGGTGGAGGAGTTGGGAGTGACGGCGGAGGATGCTCGGAAGTTGCTGAAGGCGGCGCAGGTAGAGATGGTGAAATCGAAGCTTAAGGAGATCCGAAAGAGCTGCATAACGTTACACGAGTTCATTCGGATCTGCTCCGAAAATTGCTCCGATCAGGATCAAGCGGTTACGATTGCAAGGCTGCTCGATGATTCTGCGGCTGTGATTATTTTGGGAGATGTCGTTTTCGTCAGGCCAGAACAG GTAGCAAAAGCCATTCAAGATCTACTCCCTCTGCGAGGAGGAGCCAAGGTGAATGACTCTGTTAGGAGGGAATTCGAAGAAATGGAGAAACAGAAGTCAGCCATCGACGGCAGAGCCCACACCCTTGTTCGGCGCGAGCTTTGGGGCGGGCTGAGTTTCCTAGTCGTTCAGACGCTGACATGCATGAGACTCACCTTTTGGGAGCTAACATGGGATGTGATGGAGCCAATATGCTTCTATCTGACATCTGTGTACTTCATGGCTGGGTATACATTCTTCCTTAGGACCTCAATAGAACCTTCCTTTGAAGGCTTCTACCAATCCCGCTTCAGCACCAAGCAGAAGCGCCTCATGAAGCTTAACAAGTTTGACATTGAAAGGTTTAATGAGCTCAAAGCTGCATGCTCTCCTCCCTCCAGTTCCATACCTCCAAAGATTGATTCTTCCATTGCTCACCCATTTGACAAGACTCTCCAACAGCATTGA
- the LOC112804109 gene encoding uncharacterized protein, with translation MMMARTVSYVPKADLLPSFSLGLTDSSQEEAATQEGASTQEGGRKKTLETPKLLEQLGDLVEKIANSGVKIESKSPQIQKESGGESFGKFETPVRINQNTAEMKEKCYIWGTRLKKYTDDRTNEFDNVYTLIAQDKYILTRMHLASLKAESHIEAEIVSAMCLIFNQKNDKRFQKEVYCLSPDIVNMAIAKHPKGEFISAKINKEFRVKDYPMFIPFIDAKELTS, from the exons atgatgatggcacggacagtaTCGTATGTTCCTAAAGCAGATCtgttgccatcattcagccttggcttgactgattcaagccaagaagaagcagcaacgcaggagggggcgtcaacacaagaaggagggaggaaaaaaactctagaaaccccAAAACTACTAGAACAATTAGGGGATTTGGTGGAAAAAATAGCAAACAGTGGGGTGAAAATAGAAAgtaaaagtccacaaattcaaaagGAGAGTGGCGGAGAAAGTTTTgggaagtttgaaactcctgtgAGAATAAATCAGAATACGGCTGAGATGAAagaaaagtgctacatctgggggacgcGATTGAAGAAATACACAGATGACAGAACTAATGAGTTTGACAACGTGTACACTCTGATTGCCCAAGATAAATACATTTTGACAAGAATGCACCTTGCATCACTCAAAGCAGAAAGTCATATAGAAgctgag attgtatctgccatgtgcctcatcttcaaccagaaaaatgataaaaggTTTCAAAAAGAAGTATACTGTCTCTcccctgatattgtg AACATGGCCATTGCGAAGCATCCAAAGGGGGAATTCATATCAGCTAAAATCAATAAAGAATTCAGGGTGAaagactacccaatgtttatTCCCTTCATAGATGCAAAAGAATTAACATCATAA